A region of the Andrena cerasifolii isolate SP2316 chromosome 15, iyAndCera1_principal, whole genome shotgun sequence genome:
GAATCAAGCTCAAGAATTCAAACTGATTCCAACCCAACCTAAAGGAAGTTCGTCAGCTTATTCCCAGCAGTTAGCAAGTTATCCAGCTCAATACGCGAAACCAGCAGCGGCGCCATCTCAGTTGCCTGAACAGTATCACATCGAGACGTCTCCGCCACGATACCAGCAACAACAAGTCGTTGCTTACCAGCCAGTCGAGGAACCCATTCAGTACCAACCAGTTCAACCTGCCAAAGCTTTCGTTCCTTCTCCTCAGTACGATTACGTTGATGAAGAACAGAAGGCCTATGATCAGGCCCACGCTCAAGCACAAGCTCAGGCCCAAGCTCAAGCACAGGCTCAAGCATTAGCTTTGCAAAAGGTTGTGCAAGCCGCTTACAAGAAACATTTCCAAGGTGCGCTAGACCTGTCCAGGGCCACGAATCAGGCCCAAAAGGAGCACGAATCTGCTTTGGAACAAATTCAGCAGGGTTCTCAAGTGAGCGACGCTGGACGCTCACATCTCCAAGAACAGTACCTGCCAAAAAACGCTGAAGCCGCTTACAAGGCCAAGCTGAAAGCCCAAGCAACTGCTGAGACGGCTGAGGCGAGGAAATTTCAACAGACCGCGGATATTAAGGCGCATGCTGACGCCATTCGAAAACTGGAAGCCCAACAACAGGCCCATCTGAGGGTGCAGGAGGAGGCTCATAATTATGCTCTGAATTTTGAGGAGCATCAAGCGCGTGCGCAGGCACTGGCACAGGCTCAGGCTGAAGCACTCTACAAACACCAACTTCAGGCTCACAATCAAGCTAACAAAGAAATCGTGGCGATCTCCAAGGACGGACAAGGAAAGAAGAATGATAATTCAATATACCGTTACAATCTGTCACCCGCGTCATCCCTGCCTTCGCCCAATACTTACCTAACCGCCGAGCAACTGCAGAAATATCACGTCCCTGGCTCGTCCCATGTACCCAGGTCCGCTCCAAAACTAGACGACGCAGGCGCTATCGAGGCGGCGCAGGCGCAGGTGCACCCGGTGATCACGCAGCCGCGGCAGGCTCACAAACTAAAGATCCCTTCATCTGCTCAGGCTGTATACGTGTCTGACTCAGGTCTGCTGAAAAAGTCGCCCATCAAATCGTTGACCATCGAAGAAGTAATCGAGCCAGAGCAAAACAATAATCGTCCAGTGGTTCAAACTGCTTCATCCAGAGGGCGCACATTGTCCGAGGAAGATTTGTCAGCTCTGATCAACGCTGGATACACCGTTACTCCTGTGCCACTAAATACGAAACCTGCCCAGCAGATATACGCTTTAGAGGGCGCGCCTGCGGGATATTACCCGAAGAAACAAAAGGCTCCTGTCCTGAGGCCCGACTACGCAACTTACGAAGACGCGATACAGCGTCCACGTAAGCTTGTTAGGAAAAACGTATCGATTCTAAAACAGGATGAGAGAGATGGCGCTGAGAGCGAAAAGGTTACGTATTTGGTACCTCTAGAACCTTCCTTCGGCACGAGACAACCTCCATTGAAGCACGAGGAATAATGCAGGGTTCAGACATTCCGTTTGTCATCATTGCATCGAGTATTAACAATGCAACATATAACTGAAATATaacttcttataattttatctcTCGTCTCTGGTTTCGCATTGTATTGCACCGAATCGATGTTTTCAGGCATTGTTTGCAACGCTAATTTAGTACACTATGAAGCGGATACAAATAGGAAATAAACGTTGGGGAAAATTTGTAAATGATAAATTGAATTATTCACTTCACGATTATAATCACATACGTCGACTGATACATCGATACTATGatggaatatttattaaatactcGTTTTATTTAAGAAGCATTGAATTTCTTTCGTTTACGATGAATCCAATaggaaaatatattaattacatGTTCCCTTTTGGTACGTAATAATTGTTAAATATAGAATAGTGATGATTTACTTCCTAGATGCAATGCAGGCTGCTCCTTCCGTATTCCTCGACTTATATTcccctttaaatttttatttcgtgtACTGCTTTGGACTAAGATTGAAACGAACCAAACATATTGATTGACAAACATAATACAGATAAGAaagataagaaattgtaaattaatttcTACCAACGTATTATAACGTATTATCGAGACTCAAAATTCGTTCGTGATTGTTTTCATCTCAACACGTTTCGTTTTACACCATATTGTTTCTTACACGTCAATCAAGATGAGTGATCAAACTAAATCAAAGTTCATCAAGCGTAAATATAGATcgaccaattttataacgttaaTGAGTACGACAAGTACGTTTTTTACGCAATGTTATTTTGTAGATGGTATGTGCGACGGTGCTAAGTCGAATAATCCTTAATTTATACTTACTGTTTGTATATACTAGATTTTTACTAAATAAAACAGTTTAAAGTCTCGCTTCGCGATATACAAAATGTATTCTCTTTCCTTCTAGTTCTTCAACAACATAATTTAAACGACCTTGCTTTTTTCCAAAATACGATCATTccgaaaatattattataacagCAACGACCACATCCATTTCGTCGATCAAGTGTTTCTATGTTTtcattgaaagtgaaaaataagtaaataaatgtattatataaaacgatttcaaatttaattatgatTTATTACCCATTTTACTAACGATTTTAACACGAATAAAATTATGTAGTTATTCACTTATAAAGAAGTATACAGATTTGTATAAAGTGCAAGTATGTATATTGGGTGGCTTGTGAtcttatttcaaatttcatttaaacATGTATTAAGATTGACCCACATGCTCTCCCCGTAAGGGATAAGACGGGAGTtaacttgtatttttttttgtatttgtatttttatttttcctgtgtttttacacaggatgatGGGCGGCGTTGCAAGCATTTTGCTtacattgcccaacgaacattagtcattttactttttttccctcctctctctttccttcgggtcccagaagcagcagcgcaccgggagaaaaaaggtggtctccccggtcacccatctttccccggtacaccgccccgtgatgcttaacttcggggTTAAAacctaacgagaaccggtgtatcatcacggctacggccgctggttggGGGTTAACTTAACAAGTTCAAATGGAAACCTACAGAAAAACTATCATATCCTTAATTCGTCCCACAAAACGAGAGACTTTtatctgaaacaatttttcttaaaattataaccTCAATGTGTAGTTACAAGTATTTCAAGTCTGGAAGGACGTGATTTCATTAAGTCAGGGTTAACTAAAGGGCCGTTGAAGGCCTCTTCGAAATTATAATTTCTCTGGTTCGGAGATTCCGGCAATTAGGTTTTTCAGTAATTGCCGTTTGAAACTGCTTTATAGGTTCCTTCAAATTGTGAAACAACGCGTGTAAACTCAAGGAATTTGTCATTAGATCATTGAATGGATACGATCCTTCAATCTTACTGTAATTTACTTTGAATTTTAAACGCCtgctatactccctgtcatttaagaaggaacctgccgaccgacgagtttagaccggttctgcgcaggttgacgctcattggtgccgggagaagccactattggctgtacccccaccaacgcattttcggagccaatgagctcattctacatgcgcgaaacgggttccttcttaaatgacagggagtatacatTCGGAGCAATGGTTTTAACAAAAATGTTTCGGGCGAAAGTTGCTCGTTTTGTatggtagatgcaccatttgtggccactttaaagtattgtaccagttttggccacttcttaaaaaatataatattttttcgtggaagcaataaatataaccttatgtttctggcggtatactaaacaaaatatttataattgtgaaattctccacataataatgatctgcaggcagttcaaaaataagataattacccTAACACAGATTAAGGAAATGATAGGTTTTTTATAGGTttccatttgaaattttaaagtgaATCCCTATTTTCTTTGTTAATTTCCGCCCCAGGGAtctatataattttaaataagataGATTGAAACTGATCGAggggttttcgaaatattaagctGTAAACAGGAACGTAGATCACTCTGTGCACTTCTTTCTTACAACGTGTGATAACAGAAATCTATTAATTGTAAAgcaacttattaaaataaaataaaatcaataGGATATATGTAATTGGGATCCATTAAGTGTAAGTACAGtacatatttaaattaatattaaactattttgaaagttgaaagtgttTAAGCTCAACGATCATAAAATTTCCCAAAATTGTTAATGTATTTCGATATGCGTAGCAAAAAATATCACCCAACTATGAAACATAAAATACGACCATTATTTGAGTAAGTTCAGGGCTTCATTCAACAATTTATGAATTTTAAGTTAAGTTAGTTAATTACTCTAGAatgaatgtaaataaaaatatttactcggAAAATCCCCCCATAAAACAGACATTTTTGATAAGTTAAGTAGTATTCTAGATATTCTATGTGCTCAAAAACTGCCAATTGTCCAACGAAAAATTGGAACATTCACTTCTGACGGACCTCAGAAATCAAGATCGCAATTTTTTGCGCAGAAAAGACAAGTTCATATATTAAAACTACGCTTGATTTTTTAGTTCAGATGAGACGTTACGTAGATATCCTATTAACGCGACTGCCATGTCTATTTGGAATGTAGACTGCTATTAGAAGCACATTAGAATAAGATTTTGCAGTGGTTTTCTGTCTACGTAATGTAGACGGAGCATCGTTCTGAAATATTGAACAAAAATGTCATATCTAACTCTACTTTTTTCACGAGAAGATCATAAATTTCGCCTTTTCTCTCGGCCTTTACAGTGAAACTCTTTAATAAAGCGTGAACCACTTTTTAACTCGAAATTAGCATCAGTACGAAATAAAAAGGTGTTCTGCGGTTTTCATTATGTAAGAGTTCGGTAACGAAGTCGGTAGGCGCACACAGCGTGACAACATCGCGAACAGAGTTGCCCAAAAAGCACCTCAAATGACGTAGTAGGGAGTGGTAGGAACTCAGTGACGTAGAGCTGTTCGGgtattcgaataaagtgagcCGAGCCGGGCACCCGTAATAACCAGGCGGCCCGAAAAATCTGGGTACCTGATTCGGGCGGCTCGGAATAAGAGGTTATCCCGAATTGTTTCGGGTGGCTCGGGATATCCGAGCGCCCCGAATGTGATACATGTGTAGATGatatatttcgaatattttaagaaatatttttctgctgGGATGTAAATGATGGTTATCAATaacctgaaaaataattaaactataAACAGCAAATAGGAATATTCGGTAacaatagaaaataattaattaattctaatctgtttttcttttcttcgtgTTTGTCACGTTCTCTTTggttaaattttatttcaacaatttcctttgttttttaataaataaataaagagatAATCGCGATGTGTTTGTAAACATTTGAACATGTACCTCTTGCGTAATTAATTTTTGTCAATTCAGTATTTTGGGAGGATGGGAAATATTTATAGAAGTGTCTACGAAATTATGgatgataaaataaatatatacagtcgtgtaaatatttcttaaaatattccatATACCTCGAAATATTTCACCTACTTAACACAGTCTGCTCGAATCACATTCGAGGCGCTCGGATTTTTCGGGCCGCCCGGgttttacgggtacccggctcggctcgaaaaccgagtcccggctcAGTCCCAATTTCAagctgctcgaatattcgagtacccgaacagctctaCAGTGACGTAGTGAGGTATAGCAGAGGGGGAATCCTCCCATGGTGGGCACGAGTCGTATATGTACAGCTCTATACATGCGAGGATTACTTTTCTATTACTCCCTACTATGTCACACAGGGCTTAGGTACTCCGGGCAACCTGCTCGCGTTGGCGCGcgcaatataaaaattgttgtgACGCAGTGGAACgagaattaaggggttatacctagtcaggaggccgaaaagaggcgaatatttgtgaattttttttgaagaagcggaagcgtatatttttacaaaactttttgcgcttaaaagagcaacatttaaagaacatgtggtaattttttcgtggaaaaatatttatgtttataataaaataacatgcgacatccaaaaagcatttttaaaaatttggttttgcggtgagcattgccattcggaaccagattatctaaaatcagaaaacaaaaaagatttcgttagtacattaatgtatcctcaggttgacagagagaattttccgaaatattaagttaaaataacatggcagctatttaaagttgaaatcctgattttttcgcgtaatttttgcagaaaaaatcaggatttcaactttaaatagccgccattttgttttaaattaatatttcggacatTCCCTCCaccaatcagaggatacattaatatactaacgaaatctttttcgttttctgattttagataatctggtaccgaatggcagtgctcaccgcaaaaccaaatttttaaaaatgcttcttggatgtcgcatgttattttatcatagacgtaaatatttttctctgaaaaaattaccaaatgttctttaaatgttgctcttttaagcgcaaaaagttctgtaggaatatatgcttccgctttttcaaaaaaaattcacaaacattcgcctcttttcggccgcctgactaggtatagccCCTTAATAAATTGTGTGACGCCAGTTCGAATCGAGCAGGGAAACGAAGCGTATTGAAATATAGAAACGCGATAAAAGCACAGCATCATTTTAAGTATCCTACCCGAAGTGCCAAGGAGTCGAATCTCCACTACAGTTCTATACCCCTTCTCCACGAGAAACATACCAGACCTATGTAGATTTATCTATTTACCAGGAAatattttcacagttttttcggAGTTTCACTTGGACAAGGAGTTCGCGTCAAGATTGGTgtaaagaatcaaagaaaaggTCAACAACGAGTCTGTGAAAGCCTTTGTAAGACAGCATTTCGCGGTGCAATTAAACGTTGCCGCACAAAATAAGAATGGTCCTTGCTCGAGTTACGTAGATACCGGTACGACTTTCTCTCTCACACTGTGACATAATCTTTTGAGCAGTTAGGGAGTTGAGCCTCGCCTGCACATTGAAAACTGGACTAGTTTCGTTTATTATTACCTACGGTGCAGACATGCCGCGAAATTGTTGCAGCTTTGCCGCGGTGCTGTTGAGTGTCATCCTCCTGACAACGCATACCACTCCTCTTCAggtaacagtaataataatattatttattcagCAGGAGTATTTCGTTTTCTATAAAGCAACTGTACGAAAGAGGGTACGTAAATAGAAGGACATTGCGAAGTGCGGTTATTACAGTAGAAAGAAAAAAGTGGAATGGATTTGTAAATGAAAAAGAGAAGGCTAAAGCC
Encoded here:
- the LOC143377177 gene encoding uncharacterized protein LOC143377177, giving the protein MWLLILAGFLAVSTGEQTIPNAAEKTESSSGNADDIVMLEIDVKEPVKRSPISGGAEYGASPNQYILQSADGIQELPAEYVSVAQQYAQEQPQAAPPQRRPQSAYARQQQALQQSYYNFRKPTVVPPRPRAQLHPQALAQAEAAAEVQAQVDAQNRAEALRLARLGSGPSSPIGYEGSSYAQPKLGTFEQELLQLVSANQAQEFKLIPTQPKGSSSAYSQQLASYPAQYAKPAAAPSQLPEQYHIETSPPRYQQQQVVAYQPVEEPIQYQPVQPAKAFVPSPQYDYVDEEQKAYDQAHAQAQAQAQAQAQAQALALQKVVQAAYKKHFQGALDLSRATNQAQKEHESALEQIQQGSQVSDAGRSHLQEQYLPKNAEAAYKAKLKAQATAETAEARKFQQTADIKAHADAIRKLEAQQQAHLRVQEEAHNYALNFEEHQARAQALAQAQAEALYKHQLQAHNQANKEIVAISKDGQGKKNDNSIYRYNLSPASSLPSPNTYLTAEQLQKYHVPGSSHVPRSAPKLDDAGAIEAAQAQVHPVITQPRQAHKLKIPSSAQAVYVSDSGLLKKSPIKSLTIEEVIEPEQNNNRPVVQTASSRGRTLSEEDLSALINAGYTVTPVPLNTKPAQQIYALEGAPAGYYPKKQKAPVLRPDYATYEDAIQRPRKLVRKNVSILKQDERDGAESEKVTYLVPLEPSFGTRQPPLKHEE